A region of the Prosthecodimorpha staleyi genome:
CCGAGCCCGGCGCCGCCCCATTCCTCCTCGACCGTGATGCCGTGCAGGCCGAGCGCGCCCATCTCCGGCCAGAGCTCGCGCGGGAACCAGTCCTCGCGATCGACCTTGGCGGCGATCGGGGCGATGCGGTCGGCCGCGAAGGCCGCGACCGTGTCGCGCAGCATGTCGGCGGTCTCGCCGAGGTCGAAGTCGAAGCCCTTGAAGCTGTTCGGGATCATGGCGGTTTCCTCGGAATTCTGAAGTTGCGGCTGGTCTCAGCCTTCTTCGAGCACGACCAGTTCGGCACCCTCGGCGACCAGATCGCCCGGGGCGGCGTTGACCTTGGCGACCTTGCCGTCGCGCGGGCTGCGCAGCGTGTGCTCCATCTTCATGGCCTCGACCACCACCAGGGCCTGGCCCTTCTCGACCGCGTCGCCTGGCTTGACCGCGACGGCCACCACCGTGCCGGGCATCGGCGCGGCGATCCGGCCGGCGCCGGCCCCCTCGTCGCCCGCCGCGGCACGCGGATCGACCACGCGCAGCACCGTCTCGGCGCCATCGAGAAAGAGCGCGACGCGGTCGCCGTCGAAGGCCGCCGCGGCGCTGCGCCGCCGGCCGTCCGCCGTGAAAACGATGCGTCCGCCGGCCTCCGCCCAGCCGTCCAGGCCATAGGCGAGCGCGAGCGCCTCCGTCTTGAGGCCGCCGGGCACGAGCTCGACGCGCAGCGGCTGGATCGCGCCGGCGGCCTCGAACAGGAGATCGACCACCCGCGGCCGGTTCAGCCGGAAGGCGTCGGTCCGGTTCCAGGGCGACCAGCGATCGGCCGGATCGGCCTCCGCCACGGCCGCGCCGGCGCGGCGGCCGAGCACGGCAGCGGCGGCGAGCGCAAGCGTCAGCCCGTCCGGAGCGGTCTCGGCCGGCAGCAGGTCGGCCTCGTGGCGGGCGATGAAGCCGGTATCGAGCTCGGCCGCCGCGAAGGCCGGATGGCGCGCGATGGCGGCCAGGAAGGCGCGGTTGGTCCGAAGCCCGACCACCTCGGTGCGGTCGAGCGCGCGCGCGAGCCGGCCGAGCGCCTCAGCCCGGTCGGCGCCGGTGGCGATGATCTTGGCGATCATCGGATCGTAGTGGACCGAGACCGTGTCGCCGCCGCGCACGCCGGCATCGACGCGGATGCCGGGCAGGCCTTCGGGCAGGACGAGATGGGCGAGCCGCCCGGTCTGCGGCAGGAAGCCCTTGGCCGGATCCTCGGCATAGAGCCGGACCTCGACCGCATGGCCGGCGATCGACAGCGCCTCCTGGCGCAGCGGCAAGGGTTCGCCGCGGGCGACCCGGATCTGCCACTCGACCAGGTCCTGTCCGGTGATCGATTCGGTCACCGGATGCTCGACCTGCAGCCGGGTGTTCATCTCCATGAAGTAGAAGCCGTCGCCTTCGGCGATGAACTCGACCGTGCCGGCGCCGACATAGCCGACTGCCCGGGCGGCCTCGACCGCGGCCTTGCCCATGGCGGCGCGGCGCTCCGGCGTCATGCCCGGAGCGGGCGCCTCCTCGATCACCTTCTGGTGGCGGCGCTGGATCGAGCAGTCGCGTTCGAACAGGTGCACGGTCTCGCCGAAGCTGTCGGCGAAGACCTGGATCTCGATATGGCGTGGCCGGGTCAGGTATTTCTCGACCAGCACGCGGTCGTCGCCGAAGGCATTGGCGGCTTCGCGCCGGGCCGAGGCGAGCGCCTCGGCGAAGCCGGCCGCGCTCTCGACCACCTTCATGCCCTTGCCGCCGCCGCCGGCCGAGGCCTTGATCAGCACCGGATAGCCGATCGCCGCGGCCGCCTCGGCGAGCAGGCCCGGATCCTGGTCGTCGCCGTGATAGCCGGGCACCAGCGGCACGCCGGCGCGCTCCATCAGCTGCTTGGCGGCGGATTTCGAACCCATCGCCCGGATGGCGGAGGCTGGCGGGCCGACGAAGACGATGCCGGCCACCGCGCAGGCCTCCGCGAAGGCGGCGTTCTCGGACAGGAAGCCGTAGCCGGGATGGATCGCGTCGGCGCCGGTGACGCGCGCCGCCTCCAGGATGGCATCGACCTTCAGATAGCTGTCGCGCGCCGGCGCCGGGCCGAGGCGGACGGCCTCGTCGGCGGCGGCGACATGGGCGGCGGTCGCGTCGGCGTCGGAATAGACCGCGACGGTGCCGATGCCCATCCGGCGCGCGGTGCGCATGACCCGGACGGCGATCTCGCCGCGATTGGCGACGAGGATGCGGGTGATCGGGCGGATCGCGGGGGCTTGCGGGTCGGGTGTGCGGGTCATGGGTCGGTCTCCCTCACATCCGGAACAGGCCGAAGCGGGTCGGTTCCTCGGGGGCGTTCATGGCGGCGGAGAGCGCCAGCCCGAGCACCATGCGGGTGTCGAGCGGGTCGATGATGCCGTCGTCCCAGAGCCGCGCGGAGGAATAGTAGGGGTGGCCCTGCTCTTCGTACTGGGCGCGGATCGGGGCCTTGAAGGCCTCCTCGGCCTCGGCCGGCCATGTGCCGCCGCGCGCCTCCAGGCCGTCGCGGCGGACCTGGGCGAGCACGTTGGCGGCCTGCTCGCCGCCCATCACCGAGATGCGGGCATTGGGCCACATCCACAGGAAGCGCGGATCGTAGCCGCGCCCGCACATGCCGTAGTTGCCGGCCCCAAAGGAGTTGCCGATGATCACGGTGAATTTCGGCACCTTGGCGGTGGAGACGGCGGTGACCATCTTGGCGCCGTCCTTGGCGATGCCGCCGGCCTCGTATTTGCGGCCGACCATGAAGCCGGTAATGTTCTGCAGGAACACCAAGGGCGTGCCGGACTGGGCGCAGAGCTCGATGAAATGCGCCGCCTTCTGGGCCGATTCCGAGAACAGGATGCCGTTATTGGCGACGATGCCGACCGGATAGCCCCAGATCCGGGCGAAGCCGCACACGATGGTGGTGCCGTAGAGCGGCTTGAACTCGTCGAGTTCCGAGCCGTCGACGATGCGGGCGATGATCTGGCGGATGTCGAACGGCTTCTTCGGATCGGCCGAGACGATGCCGTAGATGTCGGCGGGGTCGAGCGCGGGCTCGCGCGGCGGCCGGATGTCCTGGCTATGTTGCTTGCGCCGGTTGAGGCGGGCGACCACATCGCGGGCCAGCGCCAGCGCATGGGCGTCGGTCTCGGCCATGTGGTCGGAGACGCCGGAAATGCGGGTATGCACGTCGGCGCCGCCGAGATCCTCGGCCGAGACCACCTCGCCGGTCGCCGCCTTCACCAAGGGCGGGCCGCCGAGGAAGATGGTCGCCTGGTTGCGCACCATGATCGACTGGTCGGCCATGGCCGGCACATAGGCGCCGCCGGCCGTGCAGGAGCCCATCACCACGGCGATCTGGGCGATGCCCTTGGCCGACATGTTGGCCTGGTTGAAGAAGATGCGGCCGAAATGCTCGCGGTCGGGGAAGACCTCGTCCTGGTTCGGCAGGTTGGCACCGCCCGAATCGACCAGATAGAGGCAGGGCAGATGGTTCTCCTCGGCGATCCGCTGCGCGCGCAGGTGCTTCTTCACCGTCATCGGGAAGTAGGTGCCGCCCTTGACGGTCGCATCGTTGGCGACGATCACGCATTCGCGCCCCGAGACGCGGCCGATGCCGGTGATGATGCCGGCGGCCGGGACCTCGTCGCCGTAGAGACCGTGCGCGGCGAGCTGGGAGAATTCCAGGAACGGCGAGCCGAGATCGATCAGCGTGCGAATGCGCTCGCGCGGCAGGAGCTTGCCGCGGGCGAGATGCTTGGCCCGGGCCGCTTCGCCGCCGCCCTCGCCGATCCGGTCAACCACGGTGCGCAGATCCGCCACCGCCGCCGCCAGCGCATCGCGGTTGCGCGCATAGTCCGCCGAACGCCGGTCGACGGCATCCTCGATCGCCACCATGGCACCCCTCCCCTCGCCCGCCCCGTCGCCCCGAAAGGCCGGCCGATCATCGCTCGTTCTATGGAAACGATCGTACGTTTTTTTAATTCGGCTGGCAATGGCCGCTTGGCCGCGACGGGCCGTCAGACCAGGATGATCCGGGAACCGTAGGCAGGCAACACGCCATCAGCGGTGAGGAGGATGAGATCGTCATCCACCTTGACGACGGGTTCTTCACGAAAGCACTCGACCGTCAAAGCCGCCCCATCTCCCGGCTGACGCGGGCGAGGTGGCGGGCGTGGCGGTCCGGGGTCGCGCGGTCCATGTCGTGCAGGGCGAGCATCCGGAATTTCAGGCCGCGGGCGCAGAAGGTGCCGATGCCGCGCTTCAGGAGCCGGCGGACCGGATCGCCCATCCAGAACTTGACGACCCACCAGGGCGAACCGGTCGTCGTCAGCGCGATCAGATGGCGGATATTCTCGAGGCGCGGCACGATGCGCCCGCCGGCGCGGTCATGCGCGAAGGCGACGCCGGGAGCGAGCACGCGGTCGAACCAGCCCTTCAGGATCGCCGGCACGTTGAACCACCATTGCGGGAAGACCAGCACCAGCGCCTCGGCGGCCTGGAGCCGGGCGACAGGCCCGGCGACCGCGCCGGTGTCGTAGGGCTCGGTGAAATAGCCGGCGCGCTCGGCGGCGGTCAGGCGCGGATCGAAATCCTCGGCATAGAGATCGAGCCAGTCGACGCTGTGCCCGCCCGCCTCCAGGGCGGCGCGCGCGGTGCGGGCGACGGCGGCCGCATAGCTGTCGGCGAGCGGATGGGCGAGGACGAGGAGCACGCGCATCAGGCGTCCGCCCCGTCGGTCGTGTCGGCGCTGCCCGCCTCGCCGGCTCTGCCGGCCAAGCCGGTACCGCCGGTCATCACGGTCGCCTCGATGAAGTCGGCGATCCGGCCGATCTCGTCGAGAGGGAAAGCCGGAACGCTTTCGCCTTCGACCGGATGATCGGCCGCGATCGCCACCACGGCCGGATCGATCGCCGAGAGCCGGTCGTGCCGGACCGCCTCGCGGCGGCGGACCTCGAGCTTGGGATGCGGCTCGCGCTTGTAGCCCTCGACGATGACCAGATCGCAGGGCGAGAGCCGGGCGAGAATGTCGGCGAGGCTCGGTTCCTCCGCGCCGCGCAGCTCGTGCATGATCGCCCAGCGCTCGCCGCCGATCAGCGCCACCTCGACCGCCCCGGCGATGCGGTGGCGATGGCTGTCGCGGCCCTTGTGGTCGATGTCGACCGTGTGATGGGCGTGCTTGACGGTCGAGACGCGGTGGCCGCGGCCGGTCAGTTCGGCGACCAGCCGCTCGACCATGGTGGTCTTGCCGGAATTCTTCCAGCCGGTGACGCCGAAGACCGGCGCGGGCTTGCCCTCCGTCACGTCGTCACCCGGTCCGGGCAGGCATAGACGGTGAAGCGGCCGTCGCGCACGAAGGCGCACAGGCCGACGCCGGCCTCCTCGGCGAATTCGACCGCCAGCACGGTCGGCGCCGAGACCGAGGCGATCAGCGGGATGCCGGCAGCGGCGGTCTTGTGCACCATCTCATAGGAGCAGCGGCTCGACACCACAACGAAACCGTCGGCTCCCGAGATGCCCGTCCGGGCCAGATGCCCGATCAGCTTGTCGAGCGCGTTGTGGCGGCCGACATCCTCGCGCACGGCGACGAGGCTGCCATCGGCCCGTGCGAAGGCCGCGGCATGGATGGCGCCGACTTCGGCATTCAGCACCTGCAGCGGCGGAAAGGCCTTCATGGCGGCATGGACGGCCTCGGCCGGAACGGCGAGACGGGAGGCCACATGGGCGACCGGCCGCAGCGCCTCGGCGATGGTGTCGACGCCGCACAGGCCGCAGCCGGTCCGGCCGGCCAGATTGCGCTGGCGGTTGCGTAGCGCCGCAAAGCGTTCCGCCGCGATCCTCAGGCGCACCTCGGCGCCGCGCGCGAAACGCTCGACCTCCGTATCGTAGAGTTCGTCCGGCGCAGCCAGGATGCCTTCGGTCAGCGCGAAGCCGAGCGCGAAATCCTCCAGGTCGGCCGGGGTCGCCATCATGACCGCGTAGGACAGGCCGTTGAAGACCAGCGCGACCGGCTCTTCCTCGGCGATCAGCTCGCGCCGCGATTCGACACCGGCGCGGGTGACGCGCAGGGCCGCGGCCCGGCGGGCGCCGGCCGGTGCGGGCGGTTCGGTCTCGGGGTGGGGCATTGGCTTCAGCATGCTGTCCAAGGGCAGGACCTTCTTCCGGTTTGCCCGTCAATATAGGGCGAAGCCGCATGGTCCGGCGAGCCCCGGCGAAAAACCACGCGGAACCAAGGCATTCCGCTTGTGTTATGCGCTGGACGCAAGGCTCGAACCCTTACAGAACCGTAACTTGGAACGGCGGGCGGGAAGGCGTCTTTTCGGCGCCACGAAAGGAGCCTGTCATGAAACCGCTCTTCCTCCGGCTGCACCGCTGGATCTCGCTCGCCTTCGCCCTGCCGCTGCTGGTCGTCATCGCCACCGGCCTGATCCTGTCCTTCGAGCCGATCGCACAATCCGGTGCGATCCGGCCGGGCAGCATCACGCTGGAAAGCCTGACCGCAGCGGTCGCCAAGGCCGATCCGGACGGCAAGGCGACCGGCATCGTCGTCCGCCCCTGGGAGAACAGCTTCGGCATCGGCTTCGGGCCGAGCGCCAGGAGCTACGATCTCGCCACCGGCGCCCCGGTCGCACCCGGATGGCTGTCAGGCCTGTTCGGCGCCTCGCGCGGCATTCACGAGCGGCTTCTGTTCGATCTCGGCTGGCTGGTGACGGCCTCGACCGTCGCCATGCTGGCGATCATCATCCTCGGCGTGCTGATGGGCCTGCCCCGCCTGCGCAATACCGTGTCCGGCTGGCACAAGGGGACGGCCTGGTTCCTGCTGCCGCTGGTCGTGCTGAGCCCGTTGACCGGCCTCGCGCTCGCCTTCGGCATCACCTTCACGACGCCCTTGCCGCGTCCGGCCGGCGCGCCCGTCTCCCTCGTCCAGGCGCTGGCCAAGGTCGCCGAAGGCCACGATCTCTCCGGCCTCAATTCGATCCGCTCGCGCGGCGGCACCCCGATGGCGCGCCTGTGGGAGGGCGGCGAGTTGAAGGCCTATTCGGTCTCCGCGACCGGCCTGACGCCGATCCCGCGCAACTGGCCGCGCCTCCTGCACGAGGGCAACGGCGCCGGCCTGTGGTCCGGCCTCGTCGAAGTGGTCACGTCGCTTGCCCTGCTCGGGCTCCTCGGGACCGGCCTGACCATCTGGGTGCGCCGGGCGACGCGCCGCCCGACCCGGGTGCGCGCCGCGGCCTGATGCCGATCAGTTCGTCGGCGTGGCGGCGTTCGGGAAGAACTGCTGCTCGCCGGCGATCTTGTAGCCCGCGATCGCGGCCTGGCCCTCCTTCGACAGCACCCAGTCGATGAAGGCCTGGCCGAGATCGGCCTTGACGTGGGCGTGCCGGGCCGGATTGACCAGCATGATGCCGTATTGGTTGAAGAGCTTGCGGTCGCCCTCGACGGCGATCCTGAAGGTGCCGCGGTTGCCGAAGGCGCTCCAGGAAGCGCGATCGGTCAGCACATAGGCGCCCATGCCGACACCGGTGTTGAGCGTCGCGCCCATGCCCGAGCCGGTCTCCCGGTACCAGGCGCCGCTCGCCGCCTTCACGTCGACGCCGGCCTCCTTCCAGAGCGCCAGTTCGGCCTTGTGGGTGCCCGATTCGTCGCCGCGCGAGGCGAAGGGCGCGCCCTTGGCGGCGATCGCCTTGAAGGCCGCCACGATATCCCTGGAACCCGCCACACCGGCCGGATCGGCCGCCGGGCCGACCACGACGAAGTCGTTATACATCACGTCGAAGCGCTTCACCGCGCCGCCGGCGGCGACGAACTTCTCCTCGTCGGCCTTGGCATGGACGAACAGCACGTCGCCGTCGCCATTGGCCGCGTTCTTGATCGCCTGCCCGGTGCCGACCGCGACGACCCGGACCTCGATGCCGGTCTTCGCCGTGAAGATCGGCAGGAGATACTTGAACAGGCCGGAATTCTCCGTCGACGTGGTCGACTGCACGACGATGAACTTACCGCCCTGCTGCGCGGCCGCCGGCAGGGCCGGCAGGAGAAGCGCGAGGCAGGCGGCGATCAGGTGACGGCGCAGCATGGAAGTCCTCCCGGAAATGGTTTTCAGACGAAGATGCGGCCTTCGAGATAGGCCCGCCCGGCCGCGCTGCGCGGCCCTGCGAAGAAAGCGTCGGCGGGCGAATCCTCGACGATGCGCCCGGCCTGCATGAACAGGATGCGATCGGCGTGACGGCGCGCCTGGCCGCGGTCGTGGGTGACCAGAACGGTCGCCGCGCCGGCATGGCGGGCGGCCTCGATCAATCCCTCCACGGCCAGCGTCGAGGCCGGATCGAGGCTGGCGGTCGGCTCGTCGAGGAACAGGAGCCGCGGCTGCAGGGCCAGGGCGCGGGCGAGCGCCAGCCGCTGCTGCTCGCCGCCCGACAGGAGACGCGCCGGCTGGCCGGCCAGCGGCGCCAATCGCGCCATGGCGAGCGCATCGGCGACCCGCTGACGCCGCTCCGCTCCGACGATGCCGCGTGCCGCCAGCGCATGTTCCAGATTGGCGGCAACCGAGCGGCGCAGCAGCACCGGCCGCTGGAACACCATTGCGATCGCCGAGCGCACGCCGGCATCGGCCGGACGGCCGTTCCAGGTGATCCGCCCCGCGCTCGGCGCGACGATCCCGTCGAGCAGTTTCAGAAGCAGGCTCTTGCCGGCGCCGTTGGGGCCGAGAATCACGACCCGCTCGGCGCTGTCGAGCCGGAGATCGATGCCGTCGACCAGCCGCCGCCCGCCTGTCTCCACGACCAAGCCTTCGGCGACGAGCGGAAAGATGGCCGCGCCGGCGGCCGAGCCGAGCCGATGCTGCGGCGCCGCGTCAAGCATAGGCTGCCCTCGCGGCGGTCGCCCGGAGGCCCATGACGGCGACGTTGACCAGGACGGCGATCAGGATCAGGACGATGCCGAGCGCCAGCGCCAGGGCGATGTTGCCCTTGGAGGTCTCCAGCGCGATCGTGGTGGTCATCACCCGGGTGACCCGGTCGATATTGCCGCCGACGATCATCACCGCGCCGACCTCGGCGATCGCCCGGCCGAAGCCGGCCAGCACGGCCGTCGTCAGGCTGAAGCGGGCGTCGTAGATCAGCGTCGCCACCGCGCCGGCGCGGCCGAGCCCGAGCGAGCGGAAATAGTCGGCATATTCGAGCGCCAAGTCCTCGATCACCTGGCGCGACAGCGCGGCCACGATCGGCAGGACCAGGAGCGTCTGCGCCACCACCATGGCGGTCGGCGTGTAGAGCCAGTGCAGGACGCCGAACGGGCCGGAGGCGGACAGCAGCAGATAGACCAGGAGCCCGATCACCACCGGCGGCAGGCCCATCATGGCGTTGAGCAGCACCAGAACCGCGCCGCGCCCGGGAAAGCGCGCCACGGCCAGCACCGCACCGAGCGGAATGCCGAGCGCGGAGGCGATCGCGACCGCGCCGAGACTGACCTTCAGCGACAGGAGGACGACCGACCACAGTGCCGGGTCGAAGCCGGACAACATGGCCCAGGCGGTGGCGAAGGCCTGACCGAGATCCTGCATCGATGATCGATTCCGCGCATCTTTTCCGGAACTGTCGGGAAAAAGAGAAAAGGCGCCGGTCTGGTCAGAAGTCAAGCGACAAGTATGACTCCAACCTGACCGAGCGGGAGCCCGGCCGGGTCGTCCGTCAGGGGAAGCGCGGCGGTGGCTACTCGATCACGATGCGCGGGGCCGGCCGGCCGGCCGTGCCGGTTGCCAACTGGCGCCAGACCTTCTCGGCGATGTCGCGGTAGACCCGGGCATGGACGCCGTCGGGTTCGACGATCGAGACCGGCGTGCCGGCATCGGCGCGGGCGCGGATCTCCATGGTCAGCGGGACCTCGCCCAGGAACGGCACGCCGACCCGCGCCGCCTCGTCGCGGGCGCCGCCATGGGAGAAGATGTCGTGGCGCGTGCCGCAGTTCGGGCAGACGAAATAGCTCATGTTCTCGACGATGCCGAGGATCGGCACGTCGACCTTCTGGAACATGGCGACGCCGCGCCGGGCGTCGATCAGGGCCAGATCCTGCGGCGTGGAGACGATCACGGCGCCGGCCAGCGGCACCTGCTGGGCCATGGTCAGCTGGGCGTCGCCGGTGCCGGGCGGCATGTCGACGACCAGCACGTCGAGTTCGCCCCAGTCGACCTCGCGCAGCATCTGTGTGATCGCGCTCATCACCATCGGGCCGCGCCAGATCATCGGCGTCTCCTCGTCGACGAGGAACCCGATCGACATGACCGGCATGCCGTAGCCGTCGAGCGGCTCCAGGATCCGTCCGGACTTCAGGCGCGGCTTGCCGCGCAGCGCGAACAGTCGCGGCATGGACGGGCCGTAGATGTCGGCATCGAGCACGCCGACCTTGAGCCCGAGGCTCTTCAGCGCCAGGGCGAGGTTGCAGGCGGTGGTCGACTTGCCGACGCCGCCCTTGCCGGAGGCGACCGCGATAATGTGCTTGACCCCCGGCAGGCCGCGCGTCTGCGGGCTGCGGCCGCCGGCCGAAGGTGCGGGCGAAGCGGTCGCCGCCGGAGCGGCGGTCGCCGCCGGAGACGATGCCGCCTGCCCCTTCGGCGCCTCGGCGGTGAGCGCCACGGTGGCCCCCGCCACACCCGGCACCTTGCGCACGGCGGCCTCGGCCGCGGCACGCAGGCCTTCCAGCTCGCGCGCCCGGCTCGGGTCGACGGCGATCGAGAAATAGACCTTCTCGCCGTGCACGATCACCTCCGACAGCGCACCGGATTGCGGCAGCGGCGTGCGCCCGTCCGGACCCGGAACGGCGGCAAGGGCAGCGAGAACGGCTTCGCGGGTGACGGACATCGAGGCACTCCGGGATGGGACTGAGGCAGGCAGGATCGGCAGAACCGGCCCGAACGGCGGGCCGATCCGGCCGGCGGCATCCGCCCCGGCCATTGCGGGCTCTAGATAACCCCTCCCCCGCCGAGGTCAACGATGCAGGCCGCTGCCGATGTCGGGCCGGTCCCGATGGCGGGCCCATCCCGATGGCGGTTGCCGGCCCGACCCGGGCCGCCGCGCGGCCATCGGCTTTACCGGCTCATAGGCCGACGCTATGGTGTAAGGCCCCGGCTGCGGCGGGCGACCGGAGCCGACGGCACGCCGCCGACCGGCACGCCCGGTTCCGGCCCGCCCGTGCGGAGCGTCCGCCCTGGATTTGGAGTTGCCCCGATGCCGTCCTTCCTCATCGCCGTCGTGATCGCCGTTGCTCTCGCGTTCGGCGCCCACGCCGTTCTCGATACCTATCAGAAGCCGGTCGGCGTCGCCTTTACGACCAGCGGCGCGCGCATCTGATCCGGGCGAACGCCTCCTGCCTTGCAGCGGTGGAGGCGCCGGACGCCTGGGATGGGGGTCCGCTGTCGCGTGCTCATCGTTACGGCGGGGATTGCGCCGGCAGTCGACGGGACGGCCGGCGGATCGGTGCAACGGCGGGCTGCATATCCTGTTGCCGTTGCCGCAAACGTGATGATCGCGCGCTTTCCCGGCTTTCTGGAAATGCCGCAGTCTTGTCCTCCTGAACGGCCCCTCCTTGCGAACGGTGTCGGGCGGGCCGCCGGGAGGACAGACCTTGGACCAGAAGTTCATCGATCTCTTCGACAGCTACACCCATGGCGGCATGAACCGCCGATCGTTTCTCGACCGGCTGGCGGCTTTGGCCGGATCGACGGCCGCCGCGTCCGTTCTGCTGCCGCTCCTTGAAAACAACTATGCGCTGGCCCAGACGGTCGCCGAGAACGACCCGCGCCTGATCGTCGAGACCGCCGCGTTCCCGGCCGGTACGGCGACGATTTCCGGCCTGCTCGCCCGGCCGAAGGATGCCGCCAAGGCGCCGGCCGTGATCGTCATCCACGAGAATCGCGGCCTCAACCCGCATATCCGCGACGTGACGCGGCGCGTGGCGCTGGCCGGCTTCGTGGCCTTCGGGGTCGATTTCCTGTCGCCGCTCGGCGGCACGCCGGAGGATGCCGACAAGGCGCGCGACATGATCGGCACGCTCGATGCCGCCGCCGTGGTCGCCTGGGGACGCGCCGTGCTGGCCGGCTTGGCGGCACGGCCGGAGACCAACGGCAAGGTCGGGGCGATCGGCTTCTGCTGGGGCGGCGGCCAGGTCAATGCGCTGGCGGTCGCGGAGCCGAGGCTCGGCGCGGGCGTCGCCTATTACGGCCGCCAGCCGAAGAGCGAGGCGGTTCCGGCGATCCAGGCGCCCCTGATGCTGCACTATGGCGGGCTCGACCAGGGCATCAATGCCGGCATTCCGGCCTTCGAGACGGCCCTGAAGGCCGCCGGCAAGCGCTACGAACTGCATGTCTACGAGAACGTCAACCACGCCTTCAACAACGACACCAACGCCGCGCGCTACGACAAGGCGGCAGCCGAGCTGGCCTGGAGCCGGACGGTCGGCTTCCTGAAGACGCATCTCGCCTGACCGGTCGCGCCGCGGCGCGCGGATATGCGCTGCGGGCGGACCCGGCCGGAGATTGACGGGACACCGCCGCGGGCTCATGAAGCAGCGTCATGAGCCCGCTTACCTACACCGTCGCCCCCGTGCGGACGCCCGACGACCTCGCCGCCGCGATCGTCCTGATCCGCGCCTATGCGGCTTCGCTGCCGATCGATCTCGGCTATCAGGGTTTCGAGGCCGAAATGGCCGGCATGCCCGGAAAGTACGCCCCGCCGGACGGCGAATTGCTGCTCGCCCGCGCCGCCGACGGCACCCCGCTCGGCTGCGTCGGGCTGCGACCGCTGCCGCCGGTCGACGGTCGGGCCGAGATGAAGCGGCTCTATGTGCTGCCGCAGGCGCGGGGCACCGGGCTCGGCGATGCACTCGCCCGGGCGGTCCTCGCCGCCGCCCTCCGGCTCGGCTACCGCGAGATGGTGCTCGACACGTTGCCGAGCATGGCCGGCGCCCAGGCGCTCTACCGGAAATACGGTTTCGTCGAGACCGGCCCCTATTACGACACCCCGATCGCCGACACCGTGTTCATGCGCTGCACGCTGGCGCCGGCCGATCCCGCGCAAGGGGCACAGGGCTGACCGGCAGCCGCACGCGCGCCATCCGGGTTTTCACCGAGGCGCGGTTCGTGGCATACCGGCTGCGCAACCGGACCGACGCGCGATGCCCCAGTTATCCGACGATTGCTTCGCCCATGGCGGCGGGGCCATGACGATCGACGAGGCGCTCGCCCTGTTCCGCGCCCGCGTCGCGCCGGTCGCCGAAACGGAGACGGTGCCGCTCGCCGCGGCCGACGGGCGCGTCCTGGCCGCCGATATCCACGCCCGCATCCCCCTGCCGCCCTTCGACAATTCGGCCGTCGACGGCTACGCGGTGCGCCACGCCGACCTCACCCCCGGCCAGGAGAGCCGGCTCGCCGTCGCCGATCGCCTGCAGGCGGGCGATGCGGCCGGGACGCTGGCGCCCGGCACGGCGGTGCGCATCTTCACCGGCGCGCCGATGCCGGCCGGCGCCGACACGGTCTACATGCAGGAGGATGTCGAGGCGCGCGACGGGATCGCGATCCTGCCGCCGGGGCTGGCGCGCGGCGCCAACCGGCGCCCGGCCGGCGAGGAGATCGCCGCCGGCGCCGTCGCCCTGCCGGCCGGCACGCGGCTGCGCCCGCAGGAGATCGCGCTGGCCGCCGGCATCGGGCTCGACCGGCTGACGGTCCGTCGGCGACTGCGCGTCGCGATCTTCTCGACCGGCAACGAACTGGTCGAGCCGGGCGCCCCCCGCGGCCCCGCGCAGGTCTTCGACACCAACCGGCTGATGCTCGCCGGCCTGCTCGCCCGGCTCGGCATTGCGGTTTCCGATCTCGGCATCCTGCGCGACGAGCCGGCCGGCCTCGCCGCGGCCCTGCGCGCAGCCGCGGCGG
Encoded here:
- a CDS encoding acetyl-CoA carboxylase biotin carboxylase subunit yields the protein MTRTPDPQAPAIRPITRILVANRGEIAVRVMRTARRMGIGTVAVYSDADATAAHVAAADEAVRLGPAPARDSYLKVDAILEAARVTGADAIHPGYGFLSENAAFAEACAVAGIVFVGPPASAIRAMGSKSAAKQLMERAGVPLVPGYHGDDQDPGLLAEAAAAIGYPVLIKASAGGGGKGMKVVESAAGFAEALASARREAANAFGDDRVLVEKYLTRPRHIEIQVFADSFGETVHLFERDCSIQRRHQKVIEEAPAPGMTPERRAAMGKAAVEAARAVGYVGAGTVEFIAEGDGFYFMEMNTRLQVEHPVTESITGQDLVEWQIRVARGEPLPLRQEALSIAGHAVEVRLYAEDPAKGFLPQTGRLAHLVLPEGLPGIRVDAGVRGGDTVSVHYDPMIAKIIATGADRAEALGRLARALDRTEVVGLRTNRAFLAAIARHPAFAAAELDTGFIARHEADLLPAETAPDGLTLALAAAAVLGRRAGAAVAEADPADRWSPWNRTDAFRLNRPRVVDLLFEAAGAIQPLRVELVPGGLKTEALALAYGLDGWAEAGGRIVFTADGRRRSAAAAFDGDRVALFLDGAETVLRVVDPRAAAGDEGAGAGRIAAPMPGTVVAVAVKPGDAVEKGQALVVVEAMKMEHTLRSPRDGKVAKVNAAPGDLVAEGAELVVLEEG
- a CDS encoding carboxyl transferase domain-containing protein; protein product: MAIEDAVDRRSADYARNRDALAAAVADLRTVVDRIGEGGGEAARAKHLARGKLLPRERIRTLIDLGSPFLEFSQLAAHGLYGDEVPAAGIITGIGRVSGRECVIVANDATVKGGTYFPMTVKKHLRAQRIAEENHLPCLYLVDSGGANLPNQDEVFPDREHFGRIFFNQANMSAKGIAQIAVVMGSCTAGGAYVPAMADQSIMVRNQATIFLGGPPLVKAATGEVVSAEDLGGADVHTRISGVSDHMAETDAHALALARDVVARLNRRKQHSQDIRPPREPALDPADIYGIVSADPKKPFDIRQIIARIVDGSELDEFKPLYGTTIVCGFARIWGYPVGIVANNGILFSESAQKAAHFIELCAQSGTPLVFLQNITGFMVGRKYEAGGIAKDGAKMVTAVSTAKVPKFTVIIGNSFGAGNYGMCGRGYDPRFLWMWPNARISVMGGEQAANVLAQVRRDGLEARGGTWPAEAEEAFKAPIRAQYEEQGHPYYSSARLWDDGIIDPLDTRMVLGLALSAAMNAPEEPTRFGLFRM
- a CDS encoding NAD(P)H-dependent oxidoreductase, which gives rise to MRVLLVLAHPLADSYAAAVARTARAALEAGGHSVDWLDLYAEDFDPRLTAAERAGYFTEPYDTGAVAGPVARLQAAEALVLVFPQWWFNVPAILKGWFDRVLAPGVAFAHDRAGGRIVPRLENIRHLIALTTTGSPWWVVKFWMGDPVRRLLKRGIGTFCARGLKFRMLALHDMDRATPDRHARHLARVSREMGRL
- the mobB gene encoding molybdopterin-guanine dinucleotide biosynthesis protein B, which produces MTEGKPAPVFGVTGWKNSGKTTMVERLVAELTGRGHRVSTVKHAHHTVDIDHKGRDSHRHRIAGAVEVALIGGERWAIMHELRGAEEPSLADILARLSPCDLVIVEGYKREPHPKLEVRRREAVRHDRLSAIDPAVVAIAADHPVEGESVPAFPLDEIGRIADFIEATVMTGGTGLAGRAGEAGSADTTDGADA
- the fdhD gene encoding formate dehydrogenase accessory sulfurtransferase FdhD is translated as MLKPMPHPETEPPAPAGARRAAALRVTRAGVESRRELIAEEEPVALVFNGLSYAVMMATPADLEDFALGFALTEGILAAPDELYDTEVERFARGAEVRLRIAAERFAALRNRQRNLAGRTGCGLCGVDTIAEALRPVAHVASRLAVPAEAVHAAMKAFPPLQVLNAEVGAIHAAAFARADGSLVAVREDVGRHNALDKLIGHLARTGISGADGFVVVSSRCSYEMVHKTAAAGIPLIASVSAPTVLAVEFAEEAGVGLCAFVRDGRFTVYACPDRVTT